A genomic stretch from Candidatus Hydrogenisulfobacillus filiaventi includes:
- a CDS encoding protein of unknown function (Evidence 5 : Unknown function) — protein sequence MWRVGSDPWHPDQTELVGYCSDACKEEAWDGEFPPEVCDRCGRWFWAYVGDRHNASASNFLADEAGQRICLRCAGVRREDLTWERLRTPIPAQDP from the coding sequence GTGTGGCGGGTGGGTTCCGATCCGTGGCACCCGGATCAGACGGAGCTGGTCGGGTACTGCTCCGACGCCTGCAAGGAGGAGGCTTGGGACGGCGAGTTCCCGCCCGAGGTGTGCGACCGCTGCGGGCGCTGGTTCTGGGCGTACGTCGGGGATCGGCACAACGCCTCCGCCAGCAATTTCCTCGCGGACGAAGCCGGGCAGCGGATCTGCCTGCGCTGCGCTGGCGTCCGGCGGGAGGATCTGACCTGGGAGCGGCTGCGAACGCCAATCCCGGCCCAGGATCCGTAG
- a CDS encoding protein of unknown function (Evidence 5 : Unknown function): MDYTITSGIIPSDGGLSPALKRGACAAKFSVNIATDSDGETYSGGHLNGLRKRHAKLRQRLQQKGTKSAKRLLKKRRRKEHRFATDVNHRIAKRLVAKAKDTGRGIALEDLTGIRDRITVKKAQRRRQHSWAFYQLRTFVSYKAKLAGVPVALVDPRNTSRTCPLCGLIDKRNRPDQAHFRCIGCGFAGPADTIAAGNIARRAAVNQPHAAGGSA, from the coding sequence GTGGATTATACCATTACGAGCGGTATAATTCCAAGCGATGGCGGCTTATCCCCAGCGCTAAAGCGCGGGGCTTGCGCCGCCAAGTTTTCGGTCAACATTGCCACGGATTCCGATGGCGAGACCTATTCTGGCGGACACCTGAACGGTCTCCGCAAGCGCCACGCCAAGCTGCGCCAGCGACTTCAGCAAAAGGGCACGAAGTCGGCCAAGCGGCTCTTGAAGAAGCGGCGGCGCAAGGAACACCGCTTTGCCACGGATGTCAACCATCGGATCGCCAAGCGGTTGGTGGCGAAGGCCAAAGACACCGGGCGCGGGATTGCCCTCGAAGACTTGACGGGCATCCGCGACCGGATAACGGTTAAGAAGGCGCAGCGGCGCCGCCAGCACAGTTGGGCATTCTATCAATTGCGCACGTTTGTCTCGTACAAGGCGAAACTAGCGGGCGTTCCCGTCGCGCTGGTTGATCCGCGCAACACCTCGCGCACCTGCCCTCTGTGCGGGCTAATCGACAAACGCAACCGCCCCGACCAGGCGCATTTCCGGTGCATCGGCTGCGGGTTCGCTGGCCCGGCCGACACCATCGCTGCGGGCAACATCGCCCGCAGGGCTGCCGTCAACCAGCCACACGCGGCGGGCGGTTCCGCCTAG
- a CDS encoding protein of unknown function (Evidence 5 : Unknown function), with product MTTVDLGENNLAVAVAWRGRKVIGTLFVRGRAHEGRRLRRLSAIRWRQMASGKPARGVRSNRRRWARLAQAEEDAARQIARRIVRFAKTHGSRVIVLEALNRMPQAQRMGWTRRQNLRRSWWMRGRILSFTRAMALWEGILVVRRDPAFTSKACPHCGAYGERFSRRTGGRGPRHTFRCPACGWEGNADLVGAINLKKKWDRTFPPLGPLMAVAKATKNDTKTAPARVEDKGAVEGAANAG from the coding sequence GTGACGACGGTGGACCTGGGAGAGAACAACCTGGCCGTCGCCGTCGCCTGGCGGGGGAGAAAGGTCATCGGGACGCTCTTCGTGCGCGGGCGGGCCCACGAGGGGCGGCGTTTGCGCAGGCTGTCCGCCATCCGGTGGAGGCAGATGGCGTCGGGAAAGCCGGCACGGGGGGTGCGGTCGAACCGGCGGCGCTGGGCCAGGTTGGCCCAAGCCGAAGAGGATGCCGCACGCCAGATTGCCCGCCGGATCGTGCGCTTCGCCAAGACGCACGGCTCCCGGGTCATCGTGCTCGAGGCCCTGAACCGGATGCCGCAGGCCCAGCGCATGGGCTGGACACGGCGGCAGAACCTGCGTCGCTCCTGGTGGATGCGAGGGCGCATCCTCAGCTTCACCCGCGCGATGGCGCTTTGGGAAGGCATCCTGGTGGTGCGTCGGGACCCGGCGTTCACCTCCAAGGCGTGCCCGCACTGCGGCGCATACGGGGAGAGGTTCTCCCGACGCACGGGCGGGCGGGGGCCACGCCACACGTTCCGGTGCCCCGCGTGCGGCTGGGAAGGGAATGCCGACCTGGTGGGCGCGATCAACCTGAAGAAGAAGTGGGATCGGACCTTCCCGCCGTTGGGGCCGCTCATGGCGGTGGCCAAAGCCACGAAGAACGACACGAAAACCGCTCCCGCCAGGGTGGAGGATAAGGGGGCGGTGGAAGGTGCGGCTAACGCCGGCTGA
- a CDS encoding conserved protein of unknown function (Evidence 4 : Unknown function but conserved in other organisms) gives MAQTWTLPRWLGITMMSFAAVGIAAGGFGLGVLTTSHPVANSGGGSAPSPSGDGAIANPVASPFAVGSTLPTGRVVDSLAGKPTALARGSRATIVMGMASWCLYCGYEDRWVLPAIAKEPGVAVDIVDLSPQGGIADPGPETPPFSGHDGEGGPLDTAGMEAVMRQYLAAYRGLPGIHVYVAPAAIRQAWAVQGFPTLAIANTQGRVVQVVPGAVLPAALRQAVAAAERR, from the coding sequence ATGGCGCAAACCTGGACCCTGCCCCGATGGCTCGGCATCACCATGATGTCCTTTGCCGCCGTCGGCATCGCGGCCGGAGGCTTCGGCCTGGGGGTGCTGACCACCTCCCACCCGGTTGCCAATTCTGGAGGCGGATCCGCTCCGTCCCCGTCGGGCGACGGGGCCATCGCCAACCCGGTTGCCAGTCCGTTCGCCGTCGGATCCACCCTGCCCACAGGTCGAGTGGTGGATTCCCTGGCTGGCAAGCCCACCGCCCTGGCCCGGGGTTCCCGGGCCACCATCGTGATGGGCATGGCCTCGTGGTGTCTCTACTGCGGCTACGAGGACCGCTGGGTGCTGCCCGCCATCGCCAAGGAGCCGGGCGTGGCGGTGGACATCGTGGACCTTTCCCCGCAGGGCGGCATCGCCGATCCCGGGCCCGAGACCCCGCCCTTCTCCGGGCACGACGGCGAGGGCGGCCCGCTCGACACCGCGGGCATGGAGGCCGTGATGCGGCAGTACCTGGCCGCCTATCGGGGGTTGCCGGGCATCCACGTCTACGTGGCGCCCGCGGCGATCCGGCAGGCGTGGGCGGTGCAGGGCTTCCCCACCCTGGCGATTGCGAACACCCAGGGTCGGGTGGTCCAGGTGGTGCCGGGGGCCGTGCTCCCCGCCGCGCTGCGGCAGGCGGTGGCGGCAGCGGAGCGCCGCTAG
- a CDS encoding transposase, giving the protein MARQFQSNHNVVYSCQYHVVWCPKYRRRVLIDGVDVRLKTIIREVAAERRAEVIEMEVMPDHVHLLISVDPQFGIHRLVRLMKGRSSRLLRQEFPWLRSRLPTLWTNSYFVATVGGAPLAVIKQYIENQKRV; this is encoded by the coding sequence ATGGCCAGGCAGTTCCAGTCCAACCACAACGTGGTGTACTCTTGCCAATATCATGTCGTCTGGTGCCCGAAGTACCGGCGGCGGGTGCTGATCGATGGCGTGGACGTCCGGCTGAAGACCATCATCCGCGAGGTGGCGGCCGAGCGGAGGGCGGAGGTGATCGAGATGGAGGTTATGCCAGATCACGTGCATCTCCTGATCTCGGTCGATCCACAGTTTGGCATCCACCGCTTGGTGCGGTTGATGAAAGGCCGGTCATCCCGACTATTGCGACAGGAATTTCCGTGGCTTCGGAGCCGCCTTCCGACGCTTTGGACCAATAGTTACTTTGTGGCGACAGTAGGAGGTGCCCCGCTTGCCGTCATCAAGCAATACATCGAAAACCAAAAGCGGGTATGA
- a CDS encoding protein of unknown function (Evidence 5 : Unknown function), with protein sequence MALVQAVRTMILPLWGPNGVKHAALEQTQALFERLVAFYLAVLIREPGLWDKVPKRDQQTRRVLFDPETGEIRMRAPTAKEVLTRVEAVTVKTRAHPDPSHDLQAVPGAAKAPVVFRRAAIQRAIGLVRAYRSNLARWERRGRKGRMPGPPVVGRFPITVYRGQGLIVRSPLRSFLKVKLWNGAQWAWVQIPVRIPERVAILLARSEETRARIEAGLSAARALEREGRAEEAKTAREQLKPPAVGDRPGVRHALPAPGWMGRARPLRAHRAGQAGRRPACGPPRASCDDGGPGREQPGRRRRLAGEKGHRDALRARAGPRGAAFAQAVRHPVEADGVGKAGTGGAVEPAALGQVGPSRRGCRTPDCPPDRALRQDARLPGHRARGPEPDAAGPAHGLDTAAEPASLLVDARAHPQLHPRDGALGRHPGGASGPGVHLQGVPALRRIRGEVLPTHGRAGATPHVPVPRVRLGRECRPGGRDQPEEEVGSDLPAVGAAHGGGQSHEERHENRSRQGGG encoded by the coding sequence ATGGCGCTGGTCCAGGCGGTGCGCACCATGATCCTGCCTTTGTGGGGGCCAAACGGGGTCAAACACGCGGCGCTCGAACAGACCCAAGCCTTGTTCGAGCGGCTGGTGGCGTTCTACCTTGCTGTCCTGATCCGGGAACCAGGCCTGTGGGACAAGGTCCCCAAGCGGGACCAGCAGACGCGGCGGGTGCTCTTCGACCCGGAGACGGGCGAGATCCGGATGCGCGCGCCCACCGCCAAAGAAGTGCTGACGCGGGTGGAAGCCGTCACGGTGAAGACCCGGGCACACCCCGATCCGTCCCACGATCTCCAGGCCGTGCCCGGAGCGGCCAAGGCCCCCGTGGTGTTCCGCCGGGCCGCGATCCAGCGCGCCATCGGGCTTGTCCGGGCTTATCGCTCCAACCTGGCCCGCTGGGAGCGCCGGGGGCGCAAGGGCCGCATGCCCGGCCCGCCCGTCGTGGGACGCTTCCCGATCACGGTGTACCGGGGGCAGGGCCTGATCGTGCGGAGTCCGTTGCGCTCGTTCCTGAAGGTGAAGCTGTGGAACGGGGCCCAGTGGGCCTGGGTCCAGATTCCCGTGCGCATCCCCGAACGCGTCGCCATCCTCCTGGCGAGGTCGGAGGAAACGCGCGCCAGGATCGAGGCGGGGCTGAGCGCGGCGCGCGCTCTGGAGCGCGAGGGACGCGCCGAGGAGGCGAAAACCGCGCGAGAGCAGTTGAAGCCCCCTGCCGTGGGAGATCGCCCAGGCGTCCGTCACGCTCTACCGGCACCCGGATGGATGGGCCGCGCACGTCCCCTTCGTGCGCACCGTGCCGGTCAAGCCGGCCGAAGACCAGCGTGCGGCCCACCCAGGGCTTCCTGTGACGACGGTGGACCTGGGAGAGAACAACCTGGCCGTCGCCGTCGCCTGGCGGGGGAGAAAGGTCATCGGGACGCTCTTCGTGCGCGGGCGGGCCCACGAGGGGCGGCGTTTGCGCAGGCTGTCCGCCATCCGGTGGAGGCAGATGGCGTCGGGAAAGCCGGCACGGGGGGTGCGGTCGAACCGGCGGCGCTGGGCCAGGTTGGCCCAAGCCGAAGAGGATGCCGCACGCCAGATTGCCCGCCGGATCGTGCGCTTCGCCAAGACGCACGGCTCCCGGGTCATCGTGCTCGAGGCCCTGAACCGGATGCCGCAGGCCCAGCGCATGGGCTGGACACGGCGGCAGAACCTGCGTCGCTCCTGGTGGATGCGAGGGCGCATCCTCAGCTTCACCCGCGCGATGGCGCTTTGGGAAGGCATCCTGGTGGTGCGTCGGGACCCGGCGTTCACCTCCAAGGCGTGCCCGCACTGCGGCGCATACGGGGAGAGGTTCTCCCGACGCACGGGCGGGCGGGGGCCACGCCACACGTTCCGGTGCCCCGCGTGCGGCTGGGAAGGGAATGCCGACCTGGTGGGCGCGATCAACCTGAAGAAGAAGTGGGATCGGACCTTCCCGCCGTTGGGGCCGCTCATGGCGGTGGCCAAAGCCACGAAGAACGACACGAAAACCGCTCCCGCCAGGGTGGAGGATAA
- a CDS encoding protein of unknown function (Evidence 5 : Unknown function) gives MARSRVFVVRLPADDPVTAAVLALPPGARSKAMADALRRGWQGEPIAGLTDVATRLESVVTRLEALMAGHPGAPAIQPDEAENRQDEDETAVMGSALWDWLAQTDP, from the coding sequence ATGGCGCGAAGCCGGGTTTTCGTGGTGCGCCTACCCGCCGATGACCCCGTGACCGCCGCCGTGCTGGCGCTGCCTCCTGGAGCCAGAAGCAAAGCCATGGCGGATGCCCTGCGTCGCGGATGGCAAGGGGAGCCGATCGCGGGGCTGACGGACGTGGCGACGCGGCTGGAGAGCGTGGTAACGCGGCTGGAGGCTCTGATGGCTGGGCATCCCGGCGCTCCAGCCATCCAGCCAGACGAGGCGGAGAATCGCCAGGATGAAGACGAGACGGCGGTGATGGGGTCCGCCCTGTGGGACTGGCTGGCGCAGACGGATCCTTGA
- a CDS encoding ALP_N domain-containing protein, with translation MDLGHGWVKAMTGDRRVLFPALMAPADTAAVADWGDVDGDRPVLINGAPKWIGEPARWHDGAPLWSRDKAQDADSVEMVLVALAALQLAGPVRVAIGLPLGWWATHRAELAMAWKGRSAVVRWPGQEPLRPVIEDVLVLPQGIAAASLLATSTYPPGPWLVVDVGYRTTEYVLAIKEPSGQLRYNTSKAGSVELGMARVWTQVADELSREARAPFTAAEVEGRDEVFVRGRSWPLADRIARASENLTVHLRRSLAPILDDALLKARGVLLVGGGAGALAAHWPEALLPADPQWANAEAYWAALVTRPDGK, from the coding sequence GTGGATCTGGGGCATGGATGGGTCAAGGCGATGACGGGGGATCGGCGAGTGCTGTTTCCGGCGCTGATGGCACCGGCGGACACCGCCGCCGTGGCCGACTGGGGCGACGTGGACGGCGACCGGCCGGTGCTGATCAACGGCGCTCCGAAATGGATCGGGGAGCCCGCCAGATGGCACGACGGGGCTCCGCTGTGGAGCCGGGACAAGGCCCAGGATGCCGATTCGGTGGAGATGGTGCTGGTCGCCTTGGCCGCTCTGCAATTAGCCGGCCCTGTCCGGGTGGCCATAGGACTGCCGTTGGGGTGGTGGGCCACGCATCGCGCGGAGCTCGCCATGGCGTGGAAAGGTCGATCCGCCGTGGTGCGGTGGCCGGGGCAGGAGCCCCTGCGTCCCGTGATCGAGGACGTGCTGGTGCTGCCCCAAGGCATCGCGGCCGCCAGTCTATTGGCCACGTCCACCTATCCTCCCGGTCCTTGGCTGGTGGTGGATGTCGGGTATCGGACCACGGAGTATGTGCTGGCGATCAAGGAGCCGAGCGGCCAGCTGCGATACAACACCTCCAAGGCTGGCAGCGTGGAGCTTGGCATGGCCCGGGTGTGGACCCAGGTGGCCGACGAGCTGAGTCGGGAGGCGCGGGCTCCGTTCACGGCGGCCGAGGTGGAGGGCCGGGACGAGGTGTTCGTACGGGGGCGATCCTGGCCCCTGGCGGATCGGATAGCCCGGGCGTCGGAGAATCTAACCGTCCACCTGCGCCGATCCCTGGCTCCGATTCTGGACGACGCCCTGCTGAAGGCGCGGGGGGTGCTGCTGGTGGGTGGAGGAGCCGGGGCGCTGGCGGCCCATTGGCCCGAGGCGCTGCTGCCCGCCGATCCGCAATGGGCGAACGCGGAGGCGTATTGGGCCGCGCTGGTGACGCGGCCGGACGGGAAGTGA
- a CDS encoding protein of unknown function (Evidence 5 : Unknown function): protein MQPRHPDPWQDERRYWSLRVGEAVWVQRDLHFERT from the coding sequence ATGCAGCCCCGCCATCCGGACCCATGGCAGGACGAGCGGCGTTACTGGTCCCTGCGGGTGGGGGAGGCGGTGTGGGTGCAGCGCGACTTACACTTTGAGCGGACATAG
- a CDS encoding protein of unknown function (Evidence 5 : Unknown function) has translation MRRPRPSNLAQPDGVAQKIPGVPSDPHGHQRPADGTASDPQFRQQPAGAHAKADHGRPSLPPPLHWFLPGLLAALIAGFGPIGYAWIRPGHVVPWWGWNASVPLGLALLFVLSSD, from the coding sequence ATGCGCCGACCACGACCGAGCAATTTGGCGCAACCGGATGGCGTCGCCCAAAAGATTCCAGGAGTGCCATCCGACCCGCACGGCCATCAGCGTCCGGCCGACGGGACGGCATCCGATCCGCAATTTCGGCAACAGCCGGCTGGCGCGCACGCAAAGGCTGATCATGGACGGCCTTCCTTGCCCCCTCCCCTTCATTGGTTCCTGCCGGGTCTCCTCGCGGCGCTGATCGCCGGGTTCGGGCCCATCGGCTACGCCTGGATCCGGCCCGGCCACGTGGTGCCCTGGTGGGGCTGGAACGCGAGCGTGCCGCTGGGATTGGCCCTGCTGTTCGTCCTGTCTTCCGATTGA
- a CDS encoding protein of unknown function (Evidence 5 : Unknown function), which translates to MGRIQARGAWGSRKKSRRACPTVSNKSAAVSYHGIERARIEATHASGVSLLTDRGHRLFVPYQDLRSGQVAFHTQDDLEQERARAKLRHRGPQQEGQ; encoded by the coding sequence TTGGGGAGGATCCAAGCAAGAGGGGCCTGGGGCTCGCGGAAGAAAAGCCGAAGGGCATGCCCAACCGTGTCCAACAAATCGGCTGCTGTTTCATACCACGGCATCGAGCGTGCCCGCATTGAGGCCACACACGCCTCTGGCGTCTCGCTCCTGACCGATCGCGGGCATCGCCTTTTCGTCCCCTACCAGGATTTGCGTAGCGGGCAAGTCGCCTTTCACACTCAGGACGATTTGGAGCAGGAGCGGGCCAGGGCCAAGCTGCGGCACCGAGGCCCACAGCAGGAAGGCCAATAG
- a CDS encoding protein of unknown function (Evidence 5 : Unknown function): MFSLESINRLAGERSGGNRAVIYARVSSSQQKRDGNLDRQKARLLNAAKERGYRIVEVIAEQASGINEKRRGLRRIFRLAEDSRIDLVLVEFRDRLARFGYSYLETYLTARKVRIICLDDAPPTSAEDELTRDLITILTVFAARLYGRRSHGFRKHVTDVIRSHHARERG; the protein is encoded by the coding sequence ATGTTTAGCCTGGAATCGATCAACCGCTTAGCCGGAGAGCGCAGCGGCGGAAACCGAGCGGTGATCTACGCGCGCGTGTCCTCCAGCCAGCAGAAGCGGGACGGGAACCTGGATCGGCAGAAAGCGCGCTTGCTCAATGCGGCTAAAGAGCGAGGCTACCGAATCGTGGAAGTGATCGCGGAGCAAGCCTCCGGGATTAACGAGAAACGGCGGGGGTTGCGCCGCATCTTTCGGCTTGCGGAAGATAGCCGGATCGATCTCGTCCTGGTGGAGTTCCGTGATCGACTGGCTCGATTCGGGTACAGCTACCTCGAGACATACCTTACGGCGCGCAAGGTTCGCATCATTTGCTTGGACGATGCTCCGCCGACTTCTGCGGAAGACGAACTGACACGCGACCTCATTACCATCCTCACGGTGTTTGCTGCCCGTCTCTACGGTCGCCGCAGCCATGGATTTCGTAAGCACGTGACGGATGTGATCCGAAGCCATCACGCCAGAGAAAGGGGGTAG
- a CDS encoding transposase encodes MPSSSNTSKTKSGYEVRRLHLEPTPQLDALAQAAGELYTRTVISFWRTVRKHGQWLKPSAMMRWHTSDQLHAHSADAVVQGFYAALKSWRKRRKTDPHAKPPYRRRRYSRVQWKSSAIRVRYGSLVLSNGRGNAPLVVPWSWGVPVLVELGWTGTGYELRCAYRDMDPVPELVGDETAGVDLGEIHLAVAHDGQRTTIFNGRELRAKRQYQNKIKAALAAKQSRLKKGSRRWRKLQRSKRKQLQKLDHQVRDILHKQTTALVSTLHASGVQTVVIGDVRDLRGRVDYGPAANQRIHQMVTGQVRWMVTYKAGRFGMRVVLQDEAYTSQECPRCGHRHKPRGRVYACPACGFRFHRDGVGAINIRRKYLGSGPVVGAMASPTGVRWQPHQHARVAR; translated from the coding sequence TTGCCGTCATCAAGCAATACATCGAAAACCAAAAGCGGGTATGAGGTCCGGCGGCTGCATTTGGAGCCTACCCCGCAACTCGATGCCCTGGCCCAAGCGGCCGGTGAGCTCTATACCCGCACGGTGATTAGCTTTTGGCGCACGGTGCGCAAGCACGGCCAGTGGCTCAAACCGTCGGCGATGATGCGCTGGCACACGTCCGATCAACTGCACGCCCATAGCGCCGATGCCGTCGTCCAGGGTTTCTATGCGGCGCTGAAGTCCTGGCGGAAGCGGCGCAAGACCGATCCGCACGCCAAGCCGCCCTACCGACGCCGCCGGTACTCCCGTGTCCAGTGGAAGTCCTCGGCCATCCGGGTGCGATACGGTTCTCTCGTGCTGTCTAATGGGCGGGGCAATGCGCCGTTGGTCGTACCGTGGTCGTGGGGTGTGCCGGTGTTGGTCGAATTGGGGTGGACCGGCACTGGTTACGAGTTGCGGTGTGCCTATCGCGATATGGATCCGGTTCCCGAACTGGTCGGAGACGAAACGGCGGGAGTCGATCTCGGCGAGATTCATCTTGCCGTGGCCCACGATGGTCAGCGGACGACGATTTTCAACGGCCGGGAGCTTCGAGCCAAACGACAGTACCAAAACAAGATCAAGGCGGCACTGGCCGCCAAGCAGTCTCGTCTGAAGAAAGGTTCTCGCCGCTGGCGGAAGCTCCAGCGGAGCAAGCGGAAACAACTTCAGAAGCTGGATCACCAGGTCCGCGACATCCTGCACAAGCAGACGACCGCCCTGGTCTCCACCCTCCATGCGAGCGGGGTGCAGACGGTGGTCATCGGCGATGTGCGGGATCTGCGGGGACGGGTGGATTACGGTCCCGCCGCCAACCAGCGCATCCACCAGATGGTCACGGGCCAAGTCCGTTGGATGGTCACTTACAAGGCTGGGCGGTTCGGGATGCGTGTAGTGCTCCAAGACGAAGCCTATACCTCGCAGGAGTGCCCCCGCTGCGGACACCGGCACAAACCGCGTGGCCGCGTGTATGCCTGTCCGGCCTGTGGATTCCGCTTCCACCGGGATGGCGTCGGGGCGATCAACATCCGACGCAAGTATCTGGGCTCAGGCCCAGTAGTTGGGGCGATGGCGTCCCCCACGGGCGTGCGGTGGCAGCCCCACCAGCACGCCCGCGTAGCTCGCTAG
- a CDS encoding protein of unknown function (Evidence 5 : Unknown function) produces the protein MEWRTAVRHRRWIRRWRLRRALWEDGLRLALCVLLPVAYWLPEWVAAASRMLLPPALRLTAARPPGWAIWLTVAELIAPLVYQAVKATAAGGSGWLRDWFRDDG, from the coding sequence ATGGAATGGAGAACAGCGGTGCGGCACCGCCGCTGGATCCGGCGCTGGCGGCTCCGGCGGGCGCTCTGGGAAGACGGCCTGCGCCTGGCCCTCTGTGTCCTGCTGCCGGTCGCGTACTGGCTGCCTGAGTGGGTGGCCGCTGCGAGCCGGATGCTCCTCCCCCCCGCGCTCCGGCTGACGGCGGCCCGGCCGCCGGGATGGGCCATCTGGCTGACGGTGGCGGAGTTGATCGCACCGCTGGTCTATCAGGCTGTGAAGGCTACGGCTGCCGGGGGGTCGGGCTGGCTGCGGGACTGGTTTCGGGACGATGGGTGA
- a CDS encoding conserved protein of unknown function (Evidence 4 : Unknown function but conserved in other organisms): protein MCPGLAEALRGAKVVRSDKERGVFVAWFGGHGIHAYDADGREVAFWNLAAAEEPSEAAVLADIDETVRTGRYPWADGQWWARFPGSES, encoded by the coding sequence ATGTGTCCGGGACTGGCGGAGGCGCTGCGCGGCGCCAAGGTTGTGCGCTCCGACAAGGAGCGGGGCGTGTTCGTCGCATGGTTCGGCGGACACGGCATCCATGCGTATGATGCGGACGGTCGCGAGGTCGCGTTCTGGAACCTGGCGGCGGCGGAGGAGCCGTCCGAGGCCGCCGTGCTGGCCGACATCGACGAGACGGTGCGCACTGGCCGCTATCCCTGGGCCGACGGCCAGTGGTGGGCGCGTTTTCCAGGGTCCGAATCATGA
- a CDS encoding protein of unknown function (Evidence 5 : Unknown function) yields the protein MHGCADHDRAIWRNRMASPKRFQECHPTRTAISVRPTGRHPIRNFGNSRLARTQRLIMDGLPCPLPFIGSCRVSSRR from the coding sequence GTGCATGGATGCGCCGACCACGACCGAGCAATTTGGCGCAACCGGATGGCGTCGCCCAAAAGATTCCAGGAGTGCCATCCGACCCGCACGGCCATCAGCGTCCGGCCGACGGGACGGCATCCGATCCGCAATTTCGGCAACAGCCGGCTGGCGCGCACGCAAAGGCTGATCATGGACGGCCTTCCTTGCCCCCTCCCCTTCATTGGTTCCTGCCGGGTCTCCTCGCGGCGCTGA
- a CDS encoding protein of unknown function (Evidence 5 : Unknown function) — translation MNLTLLVKLQPTPDQAAALRATMERFNAACNAIAVVAFRERTANKIRLQKLVYRDIRAQFGLSAQLTVRAISKVAEAYKRDRRIQPTFRPYGAILYDRRILSWKGPDRVSILTLAGRQIIPVVLDGYHRARLERIRGQADLIYRDGQFYLAVVVDVPEPPPLQPDDWLGVDLGILTFSPRLKPGDSFSR, via the coding sequence ATGAACCTGACCTTGCTGGTGAAACTGCAACCGACTCCGGACCAAGCGGCGGCGCTGCGGGCCACGATGGAGCGCTTCAATGCGGCCTGCAACGCCATTGCCGTCGTCGCCTTTCGGGAGCGGACGGCGAACAAGATCCGGCTCCAAAAGCTGGTGTATCGGGACATCCGCGCCCAGTTCGGCCTGTCGGCGCAGTTGACCGTGCGGGCCATCAGCAAGGTCGCCGAAGCCTACAAACGGGACCGGCGGATCCAGCCTACGTTCCGCCCCTATGGCGCCATCTTGTATGACCGGCGGATCCTGTCGTGGAAAGGGCCGGATCGCGTGTCCATCCTGACCCTGGCGGGGCGCCAGATCATCCCGGTGGTCCTGGACGGCTACCACCGGGCCCGGTTGGAGCGGATTCGCGGACAGGCCGACCTGATCTATCGCGACGGGCAGTTTTATTTGGCGGTCGTGGTGGACGTGCCCGAGCCGCCGCCGCTCCAGCCCGACGACTGGCTGGGTGTGGATCTCGGCATCTTGACGTTCTCCCCACGGCTAAAGCCGGGGGATTCTTTCTCGCGCTAG